Below is a genomic region from Paludisphaera rhizosphaerae.
CACGAAAGGCCGGGGTCGCAAAGAGGACTGATGCATGGGTCCTGTCGGATCGGGACGCCGTCCGCGTCCTGGTCTGCCTGTCGAACGACCGGCCGCGATTCCGGGACGTCGTCGAAGGGACGGGGCTCGACAACGCCGCATGCCTTCGCCTGCTGAAGCGTCTCCGTCGCGACCAGGTCGTCGGTCGTCGCCAAGCGGGGCGGCATGGGGTCTACGCCCTGACACGCCGGGGACGCTCCCTCTGGGAAGCCGTCTACCGCACGCTGTTGATCGCTGAAGCCGCCCAGGGGATCGACGTCCAGGTCGAAGCCGCAAGCGTCCCTGAGCCCTCTCAGGCCGTCCACGAAGAGGTTGCCGAGCTTCCCGACGTCTCAGTCGGCCGAGTGATCGACTTCACTCGCATAACGGCAAGCGAGATGAAGGTTCGCATCTTAATCGCCCTCAGCGCGGGACCGATGACGTCCCGCCAGATAATCGCAGCCACCAAGGCGAATTGCGCGGCGATGTCCAGCCACTTCAGCGGGCTCAGACTCACGGAACTAATCGAACTACAGCGATCGGGTGATTCGTGGATTTACTCGATCACCCCGAAGGGCCGAAAGCTGGCGTCTGCTCTGATCGAGTGTGCGGCGGGATGATCTGAGGTTCACCCCTTACAACATCGTCCATCGGATGTTTCGTCCATCTACTCAAAGAATGCATGCGGGCTGGGTTCGTCATCGTCGACGGACCCAGCCAGCTGTACGCGCGGACGAAATCGCATTAGTTCATACAAGATATTTTATGTATCTTACATTTTTGATTTTTGATATAATTTGATCGACGGCGGAAGCGAACCGCGACGAACGTGCGTTCTGCCGTCAGGACGAACCTAGGAGGATTCTGAGTCATGGACGCGAATCCGAGACCGCCGGACGACGCCGGTTTTGAACCGATGAGCACAGACCCCGATCGCGGAGGTCCGGGCGACTTCGCTCGTTGTGAGGCCGGTTTGAGAGGAGACGCCAACGACCTGGACCGTTGGTGCGATGATCCTGGGGCTCCGGAGGTCGAAACCGACTCGGTTGCGAACGATCGCCGGGTGACGGCTGCCGCCTATACTGCGTACAAGCGGCAGTTCGTTGAGGCCGGCGGATCGGGTCCCCGGTTCGACGATTTAAAGCTCCTACAGGCGGCGCGGCTCCAGGCGAACCGCATTTGGCTTACTCTGACCAGGGCGCGTGGAGAAGCCGACGCCCCCGCGCCTGAATGCGAGGTTCGCAAATCCCTGGAGGGGTTCGCGATCGAGGCCGACGTCGCCAGGTCGAAGGGGCGGCTGCGTGCGTTCGCGCGGCGGATATGGCCCTTTGGTATGCCATGGTGACTACGACGCCGGAATTAAAGGATCGATATGACGACTCGACTTGCGGACGATGCACCGTCTTCACTCGGGTCGTAGACCTTACGTCAGCCGCTCAACTGAACAGACTGCTGTTGAAAATCTACCGCGATGGAGTCGAACCGGGGATCCTCGACGCCGCAGACGGTCCTCCGACCCAAGACGGCCACATCGATTTTCGACTCGCTTGCCATCATTGCGGCCGGCGCTTCCGCCTCTACTGCGAAACGGGGCGCGGATTCACAGGGCGATTCAAATCTGAGATTTGATCGCTCGTCTTCCGACGGCCAGTACTCCATCTTCGTAGCGAGACCGGCTGGTTTTGTGCGCGAAAATCGATCAACACATCGGCATGTACATGCCCGGTAGACTACCGGTTTTCCACCATTACGACCCGGTAGTGATGTCAAACGGGGGCGTTTGCGGCGGATTGACGCGAACCGGGGATTTGCTATAATCTGGCTTCACCAATGGAGTTACCGACCGAAGCAGACCCGGGACGGGCGACGCCTGAACAGTTCGACACGCATGAGGTCACAGGTTCGAATCCTGTATCGCCCACTCCCACCAAGTCTCTCGAACGCGAGCACGATTCGAGAGCCCTCTCTTGAGAGACGACAAGGCCGGCCGGCTGGGCCGGCCTGTTTCGTTTTGGGGTTCCCCGCTCAGTCAAGAGGCTCGATCAGCGATCGAGCGTCGTATCGTGATTCCTGGATGTTTCGATCGCCGAACCACCTGCGAGGGTTGCCGCACATCCAGCATGAACACGGCTTGCGGTCGACCGAGTAAGCGAGGGCAGGCCGAGGTCCGAAGCCGTCAATTCCCAGCAGACCGGCGATACGAGCGCCCCGACGTCGAGCGCGTCTGGCCTGGCGGCGACGGAAGGCTCTTCCTCGATCGTGCATGGGAGGGGGTTGGCTGACCAGGCGATGGGACGAGCCACAAGGCTCAAGACGCAACAAGGCCGCCGGAGGTTCGCGTGGGATACGCGTCTCCGACGGCCTCGTGAAGGTCGATTGCCGCCAACCGTTTCAGTTCTCGACGAAGAGTCGGCCGGCCGCCTCGGGGTCGGTGACGACGCGACCGACGAGTTCAAACTCGAGCTTCTGGTTGAACGGCAGCTTGAGAGCCAGCGGCTTGAGGGGCACCAGGAACTGGGCTCCGTGGAAGGGGATCGGGAAAACTCCCGAGTTCACCAGGCTGTTCAACGGCGGGAAGTTGGGAAGGCTCTTCAGCGCGGGGAGGCTGAACGAGGACTTGAGAGCCTTCGCGTCCGACTTGGGTTCGCTCTCGGCCGGCGAGGCCGAGGGCTGCATTTGCGGCGAGGGCTTCTTGCGACTCTGAGGAGTGGCGCGGGTTTCGTCGGACTCGTCGGCGGCATCGACCGGTTCCTCGTCCTCGGGGAGCGTGGGGAGCGCCGCGGGAGTGCCGTCCGGATGTACGCCCTGGGGAAGCGTGCGGCCGGGAAGTTCGGGAAGCTTGACCGCCGTGCGAGGCGTCTCGATCGGTGCGGGGGGCGCGGAGTCCGCCTTGGGCTCCTCTGGACGCACCCGATCCGGAACGACGATCGGCGATTCTTCGTCGTCAACCTCGGCGGAGACGACGACAAGATGCTCGCGGACGACCGCCTTGCCGTCGGCGTCGGCGATCGTGTGCGGGCCGAAGCCGATGACGAGAACCTCACCGTCGGGGATGAGCCATTCGCCGGCCGCGGAGGCTCGACCGATTTCGGGAATCTGCAGCTTTCCCTCAGCGAACCAGGCGGCGCGGGCGGCCGCGGCGTCGGACTTCGCGGCAACGGCCCTGGTCTCGGCCTGGCAGCACTCGGCCTTGTCCTTGCAATCGCCGTGAGCTTCAGCCGCCGTGCTCGGCTGCCAGGTCGCCTTTGGGTCGGCTTCCATGGAGGCCGTCACAGAGACGGCAACCACCGACGTCCGCTCCTCGGCAGCCTGACGCGCCATGTAGGGGCAGGGCTCCGACGCGGGCGTCTCGACCTCCGCTCGGACCTGCTTGACGTGGTTCGCCGGCTTCAGAGTGTGGACGCTCCGGACGTCGACATCGTCGATCACGAGTTGGGTCAACACGCCCTGGTCGATCTTCCGGCCAACAACCGTGGCCGTGACACCCTCGCGGACACTCTCCACGACCGGCTGTGGTGACTTCGCCTTGCCCTTGTAGACGACCCGCGTCACGAACTGCTGGTTGCGGCTCGACGCCAGGTGGACAGGGGTCTGCGCCAGTCCCTTGACGGCCGAGGGAGCCTCGGCTGCGGCGTGAGCTTCGGCAGGAAGGCGGTCGATGAAGTCGTCTGGGCAGGTCCAGACGCTGACGGCGTTGTGCTGGGCGACCGGCTTGAGCCCGATTCCCGCATCGCGCCAGGCGAGGCCGCGAACTTCGACGGTGCGGAACCGGTACGTGATTTCGGGCTTGGGATCTTCCATCGGAGCGCCCAGGCCCATCGCGGCGAGAGCCAAGGCCAGACTTTCCAGTGAGACACCCATGCGTCGACCTCCGTTTCGGCTTCCTCAAAGTCCATCCATGCGGCTTGCTCCAGCCGTCCCGGCCGGTGCGGCGCGGATCATACGTCGGTGCGACGGCTCGGTCAATCGCGACTCTCGGCCATCTGAGGTTCGAACTTTAGGGATTCCGCTCAAAGGGATTCGTCGTTCAAGGCGGCTGGAAATCGGGACGCCGGCAACCGACAATCTGTTTGGGGAAGTGGTCTCGGCGAACGTCACGACGACGGCCGCGGCTGGAACGAGGATGGTCAGGAAGGTTATGTCGCCGAACACGCTCTCGCGAACGGAAAACCTGGATCGGCTCCGCGCCAGGGAGACATGGGACGTCGTCATCATCGGCGGGGGGGCGACCGGGCTGGGAGCAGCCGTCGACGCGGCTTCACGCGGGTATCGAACTCTCGTGCTTGAGGCTCTCGATTTCGCCCACGGCACCTCCAGCAGAAGCACGAAGCTGGTCCACGGCGGCGTTCGGTATCTCGCCCAGGGAAACGTCCCCCTCGTTCGAGAGGCTCTTCACGAGCGAGGGCTGCTCATCAGGAATGCACCGCATCTCGTTCACTCGCGGGATTTCATCGTCCCGGCCTATCGCTACACGCAGTTGCCTTTCTACGGTGTTGGGTTGTGGCTCTACGACCGTCTCGCGGGCCGACTCAGCCTGGGGCGCTCGCAATGGCTGTCACGGAAGGATGTGCTGAAGCGCGTCCCCACGGTCCGCGATGAAGGCCTGCGCGGCGGCATCCTCTACACCGACGGCCAGTTCGACGACGCCCGGCTTGCCGTGACGCTGGCCCGAACCGCGGCTGATCTCGGAGCCTCGGTCCTGAATCACGTCGCCGTCGTCGGGATGATCAAGGAACTGGGCAGAACGGCCGGAGTCAGGGCGCGGGACGCCGAGACAGGCGAGGAGTTCGAGGTCCGCTCCAAGGCGGTCGTCAACGCGACGGGCGTCTACGCTGACGCCGTTCGGCGGCTCGACCAGCCTGACGCCTCTGCGCTCCTCGCTCCCAGTCAGGGGGCGCACATCGTCCTGGATCGGTCGTTCCTGCCTGGCGACGCGGCGATCATGATCCCCAAAACGGATGACGGCCGAGTCCTGTTCGCCATCCCCTGGCACGACCGCGCACTGATTGGGACAACCGACGTACCGCTCTCCGACATCCCTCGAGAGCCACGACCGCTCGCCGAGGAGTTGGAGTTCCTCCTGGAACACGCGGACCGCTATCTGACCAAAGCCCCGTCCGAGGCC
It encodes:
- a CDS encoding helix-turn-helix domain-containing protein codes for the protein RKAGVAKRTDAWVLSDRDAVRVLVCLSNDRPRFRDVVEGTGLDNAACLRLLKRLRRDQVVGRRQAGRHGVYALTRRGRSLWEAVYRTLLIAEAAQGIDVQVEAASVPEPSQAVHEEVAELPDVSVGRVIDFTRITASEMKVRILIALSAGPMTSRQIIAATKANCAAMSSHFSGLRLTELIELQRSGDSWIYSITPKGRKLASALIECAAG
- a CDS encoding glycerol-3-phosphate dehydrogenase/oxidase, translated to MVRKVMSPNTLSRTENLDRLRARETWDVVIIGGGATGLGAAVDAASRGYRTLVLEALDFAHGTSSRSTKLVHGGVRYLAQGNVPLVREALHERGLLIRNAPHLVHSRDFIVPAYRYTQLPFYGVGLWLYDRLAGRLSLGRSQWLSRKDVLKRVPTVRDEGLRGGILYTDGQFDDARLAVTLARTAADLGASVLNHVAVVGMIKELGRTAGVRARDAETGEEFEVRSKAVVNATGVYADAVRRLDQPDASALLAPSQGAHIVLDRSFLPGDAAIMIPKTDDGRVLFAIPWHDRALIGTTDVPLSDIPREPRPLAEELEFLLEHADRYLTKAPSEADVRSQFAGLRPLINSDVGRGGQTKKLSREHAVVVSDSGLITITGGKWTTYRVMGRDAVDHAIEIGGLPVKTCSTESLKLHGWTDRPAPIDETLAIYGSESSEIQSLVASSPQLGRRLHESLPYIEAEVIWGVRHEAARTVEDLLARRTRSLFLDARACIAAAPRVAELMAGELGRDSGWQVDQVARFRELASTYLPPSQNGS